A genomic segment from Nitrospira sp. encodes:
- a CDS encoding DedA family protein, giving the protein MTALIEWLIEQLGRFVIAAISTFGYTGIVITMAIESACIPLPSEIIMPFSGYLVSTGQFSMLGVTLAGAIGNVLGSLVAYYVGVWGGRPFVERYGRYFLVSQHDLALADRWFTKHGDAAVLISRLLPVVRTFISLPAGIARMDVTKFVIFSFVGAVPWCYALAYVGLKMGEHWNQLREYFHHADLVIGLFLAVGLGYFLWSHWPKRRPSLE; this is encoded by the coding sequence ATGACGGCGTTGATCGAGTGGTTGATCGAACAGCTCGGGCGATTCGTCATCGCGGCGATTTCGACGTTCGGCTACACCGGCATTGTGATCACGATGGCGATTGAGAGTGCCTGTATCCCGCTGCCGAGCGAAATCATCATGCCGTTTTCAGGCTACCTTGTCTCAACAGGCCAGTTTTCTATGCTGGGCGTGACGCTCGCCGGTGCGATCGGTAACGTGCTCGGTTCGCTGGTCGCCTATTATGTCGGAGTCTGGGGAGGGCGGCCGTTCGTCGAGCGGTACGGCCGGTATTTCCTAGTCTCGCAGCACGATCTGGCGTTGGCCGATCGGTGGTTTACGAAACATGGCGATGCGGCGGTGCTGATCAGCCGACTCCTGCCGGTCGTGCGGACCTTCATTTCGCTCCCGGCCGGGATCGCCCGCATGGACGTGACGAAGTTTGTGATATTTTCGTTCGTCGGGGCCGTGCCCTGGTGTTATGCGCTTGCCTATGTGGGGTTGAAGATGGGTGAGCATTGGAATCAATTGCGTGAGTATTTCCATCATGCGGATCTGGTGATCGGGCTGTTTCTTGCCGTAGGGCTCGGTTATTTCCTCTGGTCGCATTGGCCGAAACGCCGACCGTCTCTGGAATGA
- a CDS encoding Cysteinyl-tRNA synthetase, whose protein sequence is MLRVYNTLSGNKDLFEPLVPRKVRMYVCGVTVYDYCHIGHARSALVFDVLRRYLEYSGYTVEFAKNFTDVDDKIIKRANEQGVRCEDITSKYIDAYYEDMDKLGVGRATLEPRATEHIADIVALVDRLLAKGMAYRVDGDVYFQVDRYPLYGRLSKRRIDDLQAGARVDVDERKRHPMDFALWKGSKPGEPSWESPWGLGRPGWHIECSAMAMRHLGETFDIHGGGMDLIFPHHENEIAQSCGATGREFARYWVHNGFVQINQEKMSKSLGNFFTIREIFQQSEWPDVVTGEILRYFLLSTHYRSPLDFSDQSLREAKGALNGLYDLFERLNEPGPAHGESDQQMQEAAAQTRQAFVEAMDDDLNTSVAVAALQKLRSEANKAIEGGLSHDIRRAVRQEFRTLGAVLGLLQPDNWQFKSQVRQAPSGEPAAALSDGEIIDRLAERIEAKKAKDYRLADQIRAELASRGITIEDRPDGTSRWKR, encoded by the coding sequence ATGCTGCGTGTCTACAATACGTTGTCCGGAAACAAGGACCTGTTCGAGCCATTGGTGCCCAGGAAAGTCCGCATGTATGTCTGCGGGGTGACGGTCTATGACTATTGCCACATTGGACATGCCCGCAGTGCATTGGTCTTCGACGTGCTGCGGCGCTATCTGGAATATTCGGGCTACACCGTCGAATTCGCCAAGAATTTTACGGATGTGGACGACAAAATCATCAAGCGCGCGAATGAGCAGGGGGTGAGGTGCGAGGACATTACCTCCAAATACATCGACGCCTATTACGAGGATATGGATAAACTGGGCGTGGGCCGAGCCACGCTCGAGCCTAGGGCCACGGAGCATATCGCCGATATTGTGGCGCTCGTCGACCGGTTGCTGGCGAAGGGGATGGCCTATCGTGTCGACGGGGATGTCTATTTTCAGGTCGATCGGTATCCTCTGTACGGCAGGCTCTCCAAGCGGAGAATCGACGATTTACAGGCAGGGGCTCGCGTGGACGTGGATGAGCGCAAACGTCATCCTATGGATTTTGCGTTGTGGAAGGGCAGCAAACCCGGTGAGCCTTCCTGGGAGAGTCCGTGGGGGTTGGGCAGGCCGGGATGGCATATCGAATGTTCTGCCATGGCCATGAGACACCTCGGCGAAACCTTCGACATCCATGGCGGCGGGATGGACCTGATTTTCCCCCACCACGAGAATGAGATCGCGCAGTCTTGCGGGGCGACCGGCCGGGAATTCGCACGGTACTGGGTTCACAATGGATTCGTCCAGATCAACCAAGAGAAGATGTCCAAATCACTGGGAAACTTTTTTACGATTCGAGAGATTTTCCAGCAATCCGAGTGGCCGGACGTCGTGACCGGAGAAATCCTGCGCTATTTTCTCCTCTCCACCCACTATCGCAGTCCGTTGGACTTTTCAGACCAAAGCTTACGGGAGGCGAAGGGGGCGCTCAATGGATTGTATGACCTCTTCGAGCGTCTGAATGAGCCTGGTCCGGCCCATGGTGAGTCCGATCAGCAGATGCAAGAGGCGGCGGCGCAGACGCGACAGGCTTTTGTGGAAGCCATGGACGATGATCTGAATACGTCCGTCGCTGTGGCTGCGTTGCAGAAGCTGCGGAGCGAAGCCAACAAGGCCATTGAAGGCGGCTTGTCGCATGACATCCGGCGTGCGGTGCGGCAGGAGTTCCGTACGTTGGGAGCGGTACTGGGGCTCTTGCAGCCGGACAACTGGCAATTCAAGAGTCAGGTCCGGCAGGCACCATCCGGCGAGCCCGCGGCGGCACTATCTGATGGGGAGATCATCGACCGACTTGCGGAGCGCATCGAGGCGAAAAAGGCCAAAGATTACAGGCTTGCCGACCAGATCCGCGCAGAACTGGCTTCCCGTGGCATTACGATCGAGGATCGCCCAGATGGCACGAGTCGATGGAAGCGATAA
- a CDS encoding 23S rRNA (guanosine(2251)-2'-O)-methyltransferase — protein sequence MARVDGSDNSSEVIYGLHAVREALRAGVRPLQRLLLLSIDRQFGDIVRLAREKRVPVHIEPRAALDRLVPDGRHQGVVGLVAAKAYAEPDDILVSAQGEGKTPLLVLLDGVEDPHNLGAILRTAESSGVQGVFIPERRAVGLTSVVAKASAGAVDHMPVGRVPNLSRLIERLQDTGLWVYALDADAPKVYTALDFRGPVALVFGGEGKGVRPGVRGACDDAAHIPMLGKVGSLNVSAAAAVVLYEALRQRREGTAGKP from the coding sequence ATGGCACGAGTCGATGGAAGCGATAATTCCTCGGAAGTGATCTACGGCCTCCATGCCGTGCGCGAGGCGCTTCGCGCCGGTGTTCGTCCTCTCCAGCGTTTGCTCCTACTGAGCATCGATCGACAATTCGGTGACATTGTGCGGCTGGCAAGGGAGAAGCGTGTGCCGGTGCATATCGAACCGCGAGCGGCCCTCGACCGACTCGTCCCCGACGGTCGCCATCAAGGGGTCGTCGGGTTGGTCGCCGCCAAGGCCTATGCCGAACCGGATGATATTCTTGTGTCGGCGCAGGGGGAGGGGAAGACTCCACTGTTGGTCCTGCTCGACGGCGTGGAGGATCCGCATAACCTGGGCGCCATCCTGCGAACGGCCGAATCATCCGGTGTGCAGGGGGTGTTTATTCCTGAGCGTCGCGCGGTGGGATTGACCAGCGTCGTGGCAAAGGCCTCGGCTGGCGCAGTCGATCATATGCCTGTCGGACGGGTGCCGAATCTCTCTCGTTTGATCGAGCGTCTCCAGGATACGGGGCTGTGGGTCTACGCGTTGGATGCTGACGCTCCCAAAGTCTACACGGCGCTGGATTTTCGAGGGCCGGTTGCGCTCGTATTCGGCGGGGAGGGGAAAGGGGTTCGTCCGGGCGTGCGTGGAGCCTGTGACGATGCAGCGCACATCCCCATGCTCGGGAAAGTCGGTTCGCTCAATGTCTCGGCGGCGGCGGCCGTTGTGTTGTACGAGGCGTTGCGCCAGCGACGGGAGGGTACGGCCGGAAAACCGTGA
- a CDS encoding Two-component transcriptional response regulator, LuxR family, with amino-acid sequence MSTAAKMNKRSRNASSSESALPPRKRRPEALTTREQEILDLIWTGFKNKEIAQRLKISVKTVEAHRANMMKKIRVSNTAQLLKAAIQGKMLRLR; translated from the coding sequence ATGTCGACAGCGGCCAAAATGAACAAGCGCTCAAGAAACGCATCGTCGTCGGAGTCGGCATTACCCCCGCGTAAACGACGACCCGAAGCCCTCACGACCCGTGAACAGGAGATCCTGGATCTGATCTGGACCGGCTTCAAGAATAAAGAAATCGCCCAACGGTTGAAAATCAGCGTCAAAACAGTCGAGGCTCACCGAGCGAATATGATGAAAAAAATCCGGGTCTCCAATACCGCCCAACTCCTCAAGGCCGCCATTCAAGGGAAAATGCTCCGGCTCCGGTAA
- a CDS encoding Leader peptidase (Prepilin peptidase) / N-methyltransferase encodes MMLYIVVLLFGAVIGSFLNVCIHRLPREESVAWPASHCPSCGQPIAAYDNIPVISYLMLRGRCRACRAPISIRYPLVEAVNAIAYGIVFWMFGFTATACIYAALISALIVVTGTDVSHYMIPDTVTLPGIVIGLLGAVLILPVGIVDSLLGVLVGGGSLWFLAWVSPYIFGKEGMGGGDIKLMAMVGSFIGWQPALLAIMIGSLLGSVIGGGLMAARVMRREQYIPFGPFLAIGSVLALLFHQPLFEWYWSLIDLPQ; translated from the coding sequence ATGATGCTCTACATCGTCGTGTTGCTGTTCGGCGCTGTGATAGGCAGTTTCCTGAACGTCTGTATCCACCGATTGCCGCGCGAAGAGTCGGTGGCATGGCCGGCCTCTCATTGTCCCTCATGCGGACAGCCCATTGCGGCGTACGACAATATTCCGGTGATCAGTTATCTGATGTTGAGAGGTCGATGTCGTGCCTGCCGTGCGCCCATTTCCATCCGATATCCGTTGGTGGAGGCCGTCAACGCGATCGCCTATGGGATCGTCTTTTGGATGTTCGGTTTTACCGCGACGGCATGCATCTATGCCGCGTTGATCTCCGCGCTTATTGTGGTGACGGGAACAGACGTTTCACATTACATGATTCCGGATACGGTGACCCTACCGGGGATCGTCATCGGATTGCTCGGCGCCGTTCTGATCCTACCGGTCGGCATCGTTGATTCCCTCCTCGGGGTCCTGGTGGGCGGGGGGAGCTTATGGTTTCTGGCCTGGGTCAGTCCCTATATCTTCGGGAAAGAGGGCATGGGCGGAGGCGATATCAAGCTGATGGCCATGGTCGGTTCGTTCATCGGATGGCAGCCGGCGCTGCTGGCCATCATGATCGGCTCGTTACTGGGGTCCGTGATCGGAGGCGGGCTCATGGCGGCCCGGGTCATGCGGCGTGAGCAGTACATCCCCTTCGGGCCCTTCCTTGCGATCGGGTCGGTCCTGGCCTTGCTGTTTCACCAACCTCTGTTCGAATGGTACTGGTCGTTGATCGACCTTCCGCAGTAA